From one Candidatus Cloacimonadota bacterium genomic stretch:
- the rsmA gene encoding 16S rRNA (adenine(1518)-N(6)/adenine(1519)-N(6))-dimethyltransferase RsmA, with amino-acid sequence MKAIKELGQHFLKDPALASQIADLGDISPGERIWEIGPGPGILSHEIISRGAVLEAFELDKRMSNLLHERFGDNMQLILTDILRLNWPQQIALGYSPLKIIANIPYQITSPLLYLIQEHHIHFHHLVLMVQKEVAQRLSAKPGKKDYGPLTIKLGLCYDIKTAFMVKRECFEPVPKVDSAVIIMQTRKEVPYIANPQCFNNVINAAFAHRRKTLRNNLVFLVGKKEMDYLEQRTAIDFNRRAETLDEKEFIRLSDTVAEL; translated from the coding sequence TTGAAAGCAATAAAAGAACTCGGACAGCATTTTCTCAAGGATCCCGCATTAGCGTCCCAGATTGCGGATTTGGGTGACATCTCACCTGGCGAAAGAATATGGGAGATCGGTCCCGGACCCGGTATTCTAAGCCATGAGATTATTTCACGAGGTGCTGTTCTGGAAGCTTTTGAACTGGATAAACGCATGTCAAACCTGCTCCATGAACGTTTCGGTGACAACATGCAACTTATCCTCACGGACATTCTACGACTCAACTGGCCACAACAAATCGCACTGGGATACTCACCCCTCAAGATCATTGCAAACATCCCTTACCAGATCACATCTCCCCTGCTTTATCTCATACAGGAGCATCACATACATTTCCACCATCTGGTTCTGATGGTCCAGAAGGAAGTAGCTCAACGCCTTTCTGCTAAACCCGGAAAGAAGGATTATGGTCCTCTTACTATCAAGCTGGGTCTTTGTTACGACATCAAAACCGCCTTTATGGTAAAGCGGGAGTGCTTTGAGCCGGTTCCGAAGGTGGATTCGGCAGTGATCATTATGCAAACCCGCAAAGAAGTGCCCTACATTGCCAATCCCCAATGCTTCAATAATGTTATCAATGCTGCTTTTGCTCATCGCCGCAAAACACTAAGAAACAATCTGGTTTTCCTGGTAGGGAAAAAAGAGATGGATTATTTGGAACAACGGACTGCCATAGATTTCAACCGTCGTGCGGAGACTCTGGATGAAAAAGAGTTCATTCGTCTTAGCGATACTGTGGCTGAGCTGTAG